The proteins below come from a single Pseudomonas chlororaphis genomic window:
- a CDS encoding PBS lyase, translating to MTSLFEDTDNDDILALQPRLVDEDPGVRRIALIELADLEEPEGLLWLVDRLAHDASAEVRAEAARLLEAWEDAPVVAALCQALTDPSPTVQGAAAQSLSLLKSEAAGRVILPWAAHETVSVRVAAFRALRELRLADAAPVALIALADTDASVRREAVGVLGWLKHLDALPALARLASADPDTEVRRAATGALGLGSDAHVLPALRQALRDPAWAVREEAATTLGKVGHADAGPALVEALGDDYWQVRLRATRSLGRLRYAPALSGLIETLGHRISNLRKEAALALGELNDPAAIPALQAAQDDGDPEVRKAVRIALAQVQ from the coding sequence ATGACCTCTTTATTTGAAGACACCGACAACGATGACATCCTCGCCCTGCAACCGCGCCTGGTGGACGAGGACCCTGGTGTGCGCCGCATCGCCCTGATTGAACTGGCCGACCTCGAGGAACCCGAAGGTCTGCTGTGGCTGGTGGATCGCCTGGCCCACGATGCCAGTGCCGAGGTCCGCGCCGAGGCCGCGCGACTGCTCGAAGCCTGGGAAGACGCGCCGGTGGTCGCCGCGTTGTGCCAGGCCCTCACCGATCCGTCCCCGACGGTGCAGGGCGCCGCCGCCCAGAGTCTGAGCCTGCTCAAGAGCGAGGCGGCGGGGAGGGTGATCCTGCCCTGGGCCGCCCATGAGACCGTCAGCGTGCGCGTCGCCGCGTTCAGGGCCTTGCGCGAATTGCGCCTGGCCGACGCGGCACCGGTCGCGCTCATTGCCCTGGCCGACACCGATGCCAGCGTCCGCCGTGAGGCAGTTGGCGTGCTCGGCTGGCTCAAGCACCTCGACGCGTTGCCGGCGCTGGCGCGGTTGGCCAGCGCCGACCCGGACACCGAGGTGCGCCGGGCGGCCACCGGTGCCCTCGGCCTGGGCTCTGATGCACACGTCTTGCCGGCCTTGCGCCAGGCACTGCGGGACCCTGCCTGGGCGGTGCGCGAAGAAGCCGCCACCACCTTGGGCAAGGTCGGCCACGCCGATGCGGGCCCGGCGCTGGTCGAGGCCCTGGGGGATGATTATTGGCAAGTGCGCCTGCGCGCCACCCGTAGCCTCGGCCGCTTGCGCTACGCCCCGGCGTTGTCGGGGTTGATCGAGACCCTGGGCCATCGCATCAGCAACCTGCGCAAGGAAGCCGCCCTGGCCTTGGGCGAGTTGAACGACCCCGCAGCGATCCCGGCATTGCAGGCTGCCCAGGACGATGGCGACCCTGAAGTCCGCAAGGCCGTGCGCATCGCCCTGGCGCAAGTGCAATGA
- a CDS encoding sulfonate ABC transporter ATP-binding protein yields MSVMQTPEGRIDIRQLSIVLGQGAQAFEAVQGLDCQIEAGQFVCVLGPSGCGKSTLLGALAGHLQPRAGTLHVDGLPVAGPSPQRGMVFQQHTLFPWRSVRDNVAFGLKMRGLGKAERQRAADEILALVGLDGFAGHWPDQLSGGMQQRVEIARVLVNRPRLLLMDEPFGALDALTRLNMQQLLLEIWTRIRTTVVFVTHDIDEALFLADRLLVMSPRPGRIIEDLRLDFPRPRTTELVTRPEFSLLKRHCLELLRHEDGQPLPRLNPLGLPLETSLPRFAL; encoded by the coding sequence ATGAGTGTGATGCAAACGCCTGAGGGACGGATCGATATCCGTCAGTTGTCCATTGTCCTGGGCCAGGGAGCCCAGGCGTTCGAGGCCGTCCAGGGCCTTGATTGCCAGATCGAGGCGGGCCAGTTCGTGTGCGTCCTGGGGCCGTCCGGTTGCGGTAAATCCACCTTGCTCGGTGCCTTGGCCGGGCACCTGCAACCGCGCGCCGGTACCTTGCATGTCGACGGCTTGCCGGTGGCCGGGCCATCGCCCCAGCGCGGGATGGTGTTCCAGCAGCACACGCTGTTCCCGTGGCGCAGCGTGCGCGACAACGTGGCCTTCGGCCTGAAGATGCGAGGCCTGGGCAAAGCCGAACGGCAGCGGGCGGCGGATGAAATCCTCGCCCTGGTGGGCCTGGACGGATTCGCCGGGCACTGGCCGGACCAACTGTCCGGGGGCATGCAGCAGCGGGTGGAGATCGCCCGGGTGCTGGTCAATCGGCCACGACTGCTGTTGATGGACGAACCCTTCGGTGCCCTGGACGCCTTGACCCGGTTGAACATGCAGCAGTTGCTGCTGGAGATCTGGACCCGCATCCGCACCACCGTGGTGTTCGTCACCCACGACATCGACGAGGCACTGTTCCTGGCCGATCGACTGCTGGTGATGAGCCCGCGCCCGGGTCGGATCATCGAGGACTTGCGCCTGGATTTTCCCCGGCCACGCACTACCGAACTGGTCACCCGTCCCGAGTTTTCCCTGTTGAAGCGCCACTGCCTCGAGTTGTTGCGCCATGAGGACGGCCAGCCCTTGCCGCGCCTCAATCCCCTCGGGCTTCCCCTTGAAACCTCCTTGCCGCGATTTGCCTTATGA
- a CDS encoding oxidoreductase yields the protein MTGSTLEQEYDIVVIGGGTAGPMAAIKAKERNRDLRVLLVDKANVKRSGAISMGMDGLNNAIIPGHSTPEQYTKEITIANDGIVNQAAVYAYATHSFETIEQLDRWGVKFEKDETGDYAVKKVHHMGAYVLPMPEGHDIKKVLYRQLKRARVSITNRLVCTRLLTDEEGAVNGVMGFDCRTADFHVIKAKAVILCCGAAGRLGLPSSGYLMGTYENPTNAGDGYAMAYHAGAELANLECFQINPLIKDYNGPACAYVTGPLGGYTANNKGERFIECDYWSGQMMWEFHQELEGGNGPVFLKLDHLAEETIQNIEEILHSNERPSRGQFHANRGTDYRTQMVEMHISEIGFCSGHSASGVWVNERAETSVKGLYAAGDMAAVPHNYMLGAFTYGWFAGHNAADFVAGKDFSTPDAGQVEREKARVYAPLTRAHGLPPAQVEYKLRRFVNDYLQPPKVTRKMEIGLQRFSDIQRDLDQIKAHDAHELMRAMEVSVIRDCAEMAARASLFRAESRWGLYHYRVDHPQRNDSDWFCHCHLKKGDDGAMTSFKKAVEPYIIALDAQELQAYDRLRVDASAA from the coding sequence GTGACTGGAAGCACCCTGGAACAGGAATACGACATCGTCGTGATCGGCGGCGGCACGGCCGGGCCCATGGCGGCGATCAAGGCCAAGGAGCGCAACCGTGACTTGCGCGTGTTGTTGGTGGACAAGGCCAACGTCAAGCGCAGCGGCGCCATCAGCATGGGCATGGACGGGTTGAACAACGCGATCATCCCCGGGCACTCGACACCCGAGCAGTACACCAAGGAAATCACCATCGCCAACGACGGCATCGTCAACCAGGCGGCGGTGTACGCCTATGCGACGCACAGCTTCGAAACCATCGAGCAACTGGACCGTTGGGGCGTGAAGTTCGAGAAGGACGAAACCGGTGACTACGCGGTGAAGAAGGTCCACCACATGGGCGCTTATGTATTGCCGATGCCCGAAGGGCACGACATCAAGAAAGTGCTCTACCGCCAGTTGAAACGTGCGCGGGTGAGCATCACCAATCGGCTGGTCTGCACTCGCTTGCTGACGGATGAAGAGGGCGCGGTGAACGGCGTCATGGGGTTCGATTGCCGCACCGCCGACTTCCATGTGATCAAGGCCAAGGCGGTCATCCTCTGCTGCGGCGCGGCGGGGCGCCTGGGATTGCCGTCCTCCGGTTACCTGATGGGCACCTATGAAAACCCCACCAACGCCGGGGATGGCTACGCCATGGCGTACCACGCCGGGGCCGAGCTGGCGAACCTGGAGTGCTTCCAGATCAACCCGTTGATCAAGGACTACAACGGCCCGGCCTGCGCCTATGTCACCGGGCCACTGGGTGGCTACACCGCCAACAACAAGGGCGAGCGCTTCATCGAGTGCGACTACTGGAGCGGGCAGATGATGTGGGAGTTCCACCAGGAACTCGAGGGCGGCAATGGCCCGGTTTTCCTCAAGCTCGATCACCTGGCCGAGGAAACCATCCAGAACATCGAGGAAATCCTGCACAGCAACGAGCGGCCCAGTCGCGGGCAGTTCCATGCCAATCGCGGCACCGACTACCGCACGCAGATGGTGGAAATGCACATCTCCGAAATCGGCTTTTGCAGCGGCCATTCGGCCTCGGGCGTGTGGGTCAACGAGCGGGCCGAAACCTCGGTCAAGGGCCTGTACGCGGCGGGCGACATGGCGGCGGTGCCGCACAATTACATGCTCGGGGCGTTCACCTACGGCTGGTTTGCCGGCCATAACGCCGCGGACTTCGTGGCCGGGAAGGATTTCTCGACGCCGGATGCCGGCCAGGTCGAACGGGAAAAGGCCCGCGTCTACGCACCCCTGACGCGCGCTCACGGTTTGCCGCCGGCCCAGGTGGAATACAAGCTGCGGCGCTTCGTCAACGATTACCTGCAACCGCCCAAGGTCACCCGCAAGATGGAGATCGGCCTGCAACGCTTCAGCGATATCCAGCGCGACCTGGACCAGATCAAGGCCCACGACGCCCATGAATTGATGCGCGCCATGGAGGTCAGCGTGATCCGCGACTGCGCCGAGATGGCCGCTCGCGCCTCGCTGTTTCGCGCCGAAAGCCGCTGGGGCCTGTACCACTATCGGGTCGATCACCCGCAGCGCAACGACAGCGACTGGTTCTGCCATTGCCACCTGAAGAAAGGCGACGACGGCGCGATGACCTCCTTCAAGAAAGCGGTCGAGCCTTACATCATCGCCCTCGATGCCCAAGAGCTGCAGGCCTACGACCGGCTGCGGGTCGACGCCAGCGCGGCGTGA
- a CDS encoding nitrate ABC transporter substrate-binding protein, which yields MLRAALAGLVLASLTLSAQAETIRIAIGTQDTTINCVAGGLLIRELGLLDKYLPHDGAYKDAKYDIQWKNFTSGAPLTNEMVAGKLDFGAMADFPGAFNGVAFETAGKHSLFISVLSGSTRGSGNGIVVPSASGVQALAELKGKTISVPFASTAHGMLLRAVAAQGWDPLKDVNIIAQPPEVAGSALQAGKIDAHADFVPFAELFPSRGFARKIYDGAQAGAPTFHGALVDQAYARRYPEIVVAYLRASLEANQLLAAEPEKYSELIAQVTGVDAEVNYLFHGPLGVQTRDLSWKPEYRQAVGTAIDTLKLLKKADRGLDLNTFIDDQYIRAAFKASNLDYAAQLANYAQTPLTTPDAATGQAISDFSRVAEIWVRGEPKVRHYASAQSAFAALANLKQQGKGIRAVYAQASDSGIKLLAEQAWFARDAQGQLSAFLLKGQAEQFAAQQGGKVLDFTEATAQSVAAR from the coding sequence ATGTTGCGTGCAGCACTCGCCGGTCTGGTACTGGCTTCATTGACCCTGTCTGCCCAGGCAGAAACCATCCGCATCGCCATCGGCACCCAGGACACCACCATCAACTGCGTCGCCGGCGGGTTGCTGATCCGTGAACTGGGCCTGCTGGACAAGTACCTGCCCCATGACGGCGCCTACAAAGACGCCAAGTACGACATCCAGTGGAAGAACTTCACCAGTGGCGCGCCGCTGACCAACGAGATGGTCGCCGGCAAACTCGACTTCGGCGCCATGGCTGATTTCCCGGGGGCGTTCAACGGCGTGGCGTTCGAGACCGCCGGCAAGCACAGCCTGTTCATCAGCGTGTTGTCGGGCAGTACCCGGGGCAGCGGCAACGGCATCGTCGTGCCGAGTGCCTCGGGCGTGCAGGCCTTGGCCGAGCTCAAAGGCAAGACGATCTCCGTGCCGTTTGCGTCCACCGCCCACGGCATGTTGCTGCGCGCCGTGGCGGCCCAGGGCTGGGACCCGCTCAAGGACGTGAACATCATCGCCCAGCCGCCGGAAGTGGCCGGCTCGGCGTTGCAGGCGGGCAAGATCGACGCCCACGCCGACTTCGTGCCATTCGCCGAGCTGTTCCCCAGCCGCGGGTTCGCCCGCAAGATCTACGACGGCGCCCAGGCTGGTGCGCCGACGTTCCATGGCGCGCTGGTGGACCAGGCCTATGCCCGGCGCTACCCGGAAATCGTGGTCGCTTACCTGCGTGCGTCCCTGGAGGCCAATCAACTGCTGGCCGCGGAACCTGAGAAGTACAGCGAATTGATCGCCCAGGTCACCGGCGTGGATGCCGAGGTCAATTACCTGTTCCATGGGCCGCTGGGCGTACAGACCCGCGACCTGAGCTGGAAGCCGGAATACCGGCAAGCCGTCGGCACCGCCATCGACACCCTCAAGCTGTTGAAGAAGGCCGATCGTGGCCTGGACCTCAATACCTTCATCGATGACCAGTACATCCGCGCCGCCTTCAAGGCCTCGAACCTGGATTACGCCGCGCAACTGGCCAACTACGCCCAGACGCCACTGACCACGCCCGACGCCGCGACGGGCCAGGCGATCAGCGACTTCAGCCGCGTCGCCGAGATCTGGGTGCGGGGCGAACCGAAAGTGCGCCACTACGCCTCGGCGCAGTCGGCCTTCGCCGCGCTGGCGAACCTCAAGCAGCAAGGCAAGGGCATCCGTGCCGTGTATGCCCAGGCCAGCGACAGCGGGATCAAGCTGCTGGCCGAGCAGGCGTGGTTTGCCCGCGATGCCCAGGGGCAACTCAGTGCGTTCCTGCTCAAGGGCCAGGCCGAGCAGTTTGCCGCGCAGCAGGGCGGCAAGGTCCTGGACTTTACCGAAGCTACGGCACAGTCGGTTGCTGCGCGCTGA
- a CDS encoding 4Fe-4S ferredoxin, with the protein MAYQPQEIFFRSNAPVTVDEDKCIAHKGCTVCVDVCPMDLLAINPATQKAYMAFDECWYCMPCEKDCPTGAVKVEIPYLLR; encoded by the coding sequence ATGGCCTATCAACCCCAGGAAATCTTCTTCCGCTCCAATGCCCCCGTCACCGTGGACGAGGACAAATGCATCGCCCACAAAGGCTGCACCGTGTGCGTCGATGTCTGCCCCATGGACCTGCTGGCGATCAACCCGGCCACCCAGAAGGCCTACATGGCGTTCGATGAATGCTGGTACTGCATGCCGTGTGAAAAGGACTGCCCGACCGGCGCGGTGAAAGTCGAGATCCCGTACCTACTGCGTTGA
- a CDS encoding LexA family transcriptional regulator gives MYSMTTLTPRRTAILTFIRERIADQGQSPSLAEISEAFGFASRSVARKHVLALTEAGFIEVNPHQARGIRLLNQPPRPELLDVPVLGRVAAGLPIGADADVHSRLMLDPAMFTKAPDYLLRVQGDSMIGDGILDGDLVGVQRTPQAANGQIVVARLDGEVTIKRFERIGERVRLLPRNPAYQPIIVEADQDLAIEGVFCGLLRQG, from the coding sequence ATGTACTCCATGACGACTCTCACTCCCCGCCGCACCGCCATCCTGACCTTCATCCGCGAACGCATCGCCGATCAAGGCCAGTCTCCCAGCCTCGCCGAGATCAGCGAGGCGTTCGGCTTTGCCTCGCGCAGTGTCGCCCGCAAGCATGTGCTGGCGCTGACCGAAGCCGGTTTCATCGAGGTCAATCCACACCAGGCCCGAGGCATCCGGTTGTTGAACCAGCCACCGCGGCCCGAATTGCTGGACGTGCCGGTGCTGGGGCGGGTGGCGGCCGGCTTGCCGATTGGCGCCGACGCCGACGTCCACAGCCGCCTGATGCTGGACCCGGCGATGTTCACCAAGGCGCCGGATTACCTGCTGCGGGTGCAGGGCGACTCGATGATCGGGGACGGCATCCTCGACGGTGACCTCGTGGGTGTACAACGCACCCCCCAGGCCGCCAATGGCCAGATTGTCGTGGCGCGGCTCGACGGTGAGGTCACCATCAAGCGTTTCGAGCGGATCGGCGAGCGCGTGCGCCTGCTGCCGCGCAACCCGGCTTATCAGCCGATCATTGTCGAAGCCGATCAGGACCTGGCCATCGAAGGCGTGTTCTGCGGCCTGTTGAGGCAAGGCTGA
- a CDS encoding GntR family transcriptional regulator: protein MSNNVLSLDSVPLHTQLRDVLRARILDGEYPQGSQMPSESELGALFRVSRITVRQALGDLQKEGLIFKIHGKGTFVAKPKTFQNVSTLQGLAESMTGRGFEVINRLHSLRFVAADKRVAERLGLAEGDTVAQVKRVRLINREPVSLEITYLPKALGERLEKADLVTRDIFLILENDCGLTLGHADLAIDAVLADTELTQALEVEPGSPIMRIERLTHDASGQPLDFEYLYYRGDAFQYRLRIDRQKGTQA, encoded by the coding sequence ATGTCCAACAACGTTCTTTCCCTCGACAGCGTGCCGCTGCACACCCAACTGCGGGACGTGCTGCGCGCGCGGATTCTCGACGGCGAATACCCCCAGGGCAGCCAGATGCCCTCGGAAAGCGAACTCGGCGCGCTGTTTCGCGTCAGTCGCATCACCGTGCGCCAGGCCTTGGGTGATCTGCAAAAGGAAGGGCTGATTTTCAAGATCCATGGCAAAGGCACCTTCGTCGCCAAGCCCAAGACCTTCCAGAACGTCAGCACCCTCCAGGGCCTGGCCGAGTCCATGACCGGGCGCGGCTTCGAGGTGATCAACCGGCTGCACAGCTTACGCTTCGTTGCCGCGGACAAACGCGTGGCCGAGCGCCTGGGCCTTGCCGAAGGTGACACGGTGGCGCAGGTCAAGCGGGTACGGTTGATCAACCGCGAGCCCGTTTCCCTGGAGATCACCTACCTGCCCAAGGCCCTCGGCGAACGTCTGGAAAAGGCCGACCTGGTCACCCGCGACATCTTCCTGATCCTGGAAAACGACTGCGGCCTGACCCTCGGCCATGCCGACCTGGCCATCGACGCGGTGCTGGCCGACACCGAGTTGACCCAGGCACTGGAGGTCGAGCCGGGCTCGCCGATCATGCGCATCGAACGCCTGACCCATGACGCCAGCGGCCAGCCGCTGGACTTCGAATACCTCTATTACCGCGGCGATGCTTTCCAGTACCGCCTGCGGATCGACCGGCAAAAAGGGACGCAAGCATGA
- a CDS encoding ABC transporter permease has protein sequence MSRSYFRWLLRAASLVLCLLFWQLAATHHWDLGLVTFANVPTPLAVIQAALGLGESGSLGRHLGASLGRVFAGYGAAVLTGVALGLAIGRSKWAEDLLLPPLEVLRPIPAVAWIPLAILMFPSSELSMVFITFTGALFPILLNTVHGVEAVDRRLIASAKSLGAGRCAILLEVILPGAAPSIITGLAIGMGTSWFCLVTAEMIAGQYGIGYYTWSSYTVQNYADIVVGMLLIGVLGMGSSVLIKRLGGLLTPWHRPRGKA, from the coding sequence GTGTCCCGATCTTATTTTCGCTGGCTCCTGCGAGCCGCTTCCCTGGTGCTCTGCCTGTTGTTCTGGCAGCTCGCCGCCACTCATCACTGGGACCTGGGCCTGGTGACGTTTGCCAACGTTCCGACGCCGCTGGCGGTGATCCAAGCTGCGCTCGGCCTGGGGGAGTCGGGCAGCCTTGGCCGACACCTGGGCGCCAGCCTGGGCCGGGTGTTTGCCGGGTATGGCGCGGCGGTGTTAACCGGCGTGGCCCTGGGCCTGGCCATTGGTCGCTCGAAATGGGCCGAAGACCTGCTGTTGCCGCCGCTGGAAGTCCTGCGGCCGATCCCGGCGGTGGCCTGGATTCCCCTGGCGATCCTGATGTTTCCCTCCTCGGAGCTGTCGATGGTGTTCATCACCTTCACCGGGGCGCTGTTCCCGATCCTGCTCAACACCGTGCACGGCGTCGAGGCGGTGGACCGGCGGCTGATCGCCTCGGCGAAAAGCCTGGGGGCCGGGCGCTGCGCGATCCTGTTGGAAGTGATTCTGCCGGGCGCCGCGCCGAGCATCATCACGGGGCTGGCCATCGGCATGGGCACGTCCTGGTTCTGCCTGGTGACGGCGGAAATGATCGCCGGCCAGTACGGCATCGGTTACTACACCTGGTCCTCCTACACCGTGCAGAACTACGCCGACATTGTCGTCGGCATGCTGTTGATCGGTGTGCTGGGCATGGGCAGCAGTGTGTTGATCAAGCGCCTGGGCGGGCTGTTGACGCCTTGGCACCGACCGCGAGGTAAAGCCTGA